The Serinus canaria isolate serCan28SL12 chromosome Z, serCan2020, whole genome shotgun sequence genomic interval AAAGCAATTGTTATGGGTTTCTGCATTAGAGTGTAAGATTTTTGCCTCTCTGTGACAGCAATGATCTTCTGTCTCTGTCTTTTCTAGAACATGACGTCAGATAAGGAGTTTGCAGAAAATAgcaatttttctccaaaagcCAGCACCAGTAAGCTGCCAGCAGATGCGTCTCCTGACTCCAAATGCCCCATCTGCCTGGACAGATTTGACAACGTTGCCTATCTAGATCGCTGCTTGCATAGGTTCTGCTTCCGCTGCGTCCAGGAATGGtcaaaaaacaaagcagaatgcCCACTTTGCAAGCAgccctttttttccattttccatacTATTCGCGCCGAAGACGACTTCAAGGAGTACATCCTAAGCCCTTTAGAAACCAGCTCTTTTGCCAGCCCCGATGGCCGGAGGTTCCGTTACCGCACTACCCTAACGAGGGAACGCCGGACACGCAGCTCCCCTTCCCGAAGGATGCTGTCCCCGCCGGATAACGGGATGTTGTTTGAAGGGCTGTCAAGCGAGCCGGCAcgacacagacacagagagatTCAGCAGATGCTCGGGAGGCTGGCCTCGAGGAGGAAGGCCAGCGCGGAGGGCAGGTCTCTGCGTCAGATTCAGGAGGAGGACATGATCACCTTCCGCAGGGCTCTGTACCGCACCGGTGTGCGCATCCGCAGCATTCAGGACGGCGGGCGATACCGAGAGATCTCGGCGGAGTTCTTCCGCCGCAACCCTGCTTGCCTTCACCGCTTGGTTCCTTGGCTGAAGCGAGAACTCACGGTCCTGTTCGGTGCCCACGGGTCTCTGATCAATATTGTGCAGCACATAATCATGAGCAACGTAACTAGGTACGATCTGGAAAGCCAGGCCTTTGCTGACGATTTAAAGCCATTTTTGCTGAATCGGACAGAACACTTCCTGCACGAATTCATCAGCTTTGCTCGTTGTCCTTTTAACTTGGAAGCGTACGATCAACACGCCAATTACGACTGTCCCGCACCATCGTACGAGGAGGGAAGCCACTCAGACTCATCCATTATTACAATATCTCCGGATGTGGCGTACCCACAAGGGCCAGATAATAGTTTGTCTGTGCCCGGTCTTGGTCAGGCCCCGTGGGATGATGAAACTCCGGGGCCTTCCTATTCCATTTCAGAAGAGGTTCGTGCAACCATAGCTTCTCCTCTGGAGTCATCAGAAAGTTCTGACGAGGACTCTGCTCCAGGGAGCCGGAGAGCCGAGCTGCAGACTGAGTTACAGGCTAATGCTGACTCCAACGACAGTGGCTCTTCCTCAGACAATTGTGTCATCGTTGGGTATGTTAAGCCGTTAGCTGAGAGGACGCCAGAAGTGGTTGAGCTGTCCTCTGACTCTGAGGAGTCCatcaaggaggagaaaagggaagatgCCAAGAAACAGCAACCGGTCCAGTGTCCCAGCTGGAGTGACAGTGAACCAAGCAGGAGCTTCTCACCACATTCCCCAACATACAGGGAGGATGTAGGAAGTTGTAGAAGCTGTTTATCTCCTGCAGTGGAGAAGATGGAATCAAAAGGGGATGAGAAGAAcaaatgtaaaagaaaagatCTGCCTCCACAGGATTTGAGTTGGAGCCCATCTCCAGGGAGTGACACAGTATGCTCCCCATGGAATCACAGATTGTCTAAAAAGGGAAAGTCTAGAAGCCCACAGTCCTGTTCACGGGACAGTCGAGGCAGTCACGGCCATCGGTCTAGAAGGGAACACCATAGCAAAAGCCAACTTAAAAGGAGACGATCAAGAAGCAGAGATAGTAGCAAACATAGgagcaaaagaagcagcagaagatCAAGGGCTCATGACACCAGAGCCTCCCTGAAAAGCCAGAGGGCCTCTCTAAGTGGTGAGAGCACTCCATCCAGAGAAGTGAGCAGATCGCGTTCACGCAGCAAAGGCCACAGTAAAAGGAGATCAAGAAGTAGAGACAGTGATCGCTATTATGTAAGAGACAGTTATCAAAGTAGACACCAGTGGGGTTCTGCTTTCTGTAGTCGAAAAGTGTTTGGAGACAGCTATGAATCCTCCAGTAGAAGGAGGACCCG includes:
- the TOPORS gene encoding E3 ubiquitin-protein ligase Topors isoform X1, encoding MADPSRRLAEGARRRRQPGEERREPPGTGRCRTRHRLKAAAALARTGSEGPAANMTSDKEFAENSNFSPKASTSKLPADASPDSKCPICLDRFDNVAYLDRCLHRFCFRCVQEWSKNKAECPLCKQPFFSIFHTIRAEDDFKEYILSPLETSSFASPDGRRFRYRTTLTRERRTRSSPSRRMLSPPDNGMLFEGLSSEPARHRHREIQQMLGRLASRRKASAEGRSLRQIQEEDMITFRRALYRTGVRIRSIQDGGRYREISAEFFRRNPACLHRLVPWLKRELTVLFGAHGSLINIVQHIIMSNVTRYDLESQAFADDLKPFLLNRTEHFLHEFISFARCPFNLEAYDQHANYDCPAPSYEEGSHSDSSIITISPDVAYPQGPDNSLSVPGLGQAPWDDETPGPSYSISEEVRATIASPLESSESSDEDSAPGSRRAELQTELQANADSNDSGSSSDNCVIVGYVKPLAERTPEVVELSSDSEESIKEEKREDAKKQQPVQCPSWSDSEPSRSFSPHSPTYREDVGSCRSCLSPAVEKMESKGDEKNKCKRKDLPPQDLSWSPSPGSDTVCSPWNHRLSKKGKSRSPQSCSRDSRGSHGHRSRREHHSKSQLKRRRSRSRDSSKHRSKRSSRRSRAHDTRASLKSQRASLSGESTPSREVSRSRSRSKGHSKRRSRSRDSDRYYVRDSYQSRHQWGSAFCSRKVFGDSYESSSRRRTRSNTLYSRQSASPEYRIRSFIERTDLHSQRGLHERHYYCYERCRSRSRSSNRSRTPSGGTDRMKSEKPGGKRKYKTRHLENAFMESTSLERENESKKTSSKFGDCCKNEDSLSDNHASSETKRKKRKKKMRSPSVEIVYEGKATDTTRHLKKKKKKHKKKHRKHHTSNSVHSSPVVITIDSDSSKEPESTEWDSSITWTGTTQINEKENESPSFLRTGCEETGGVDKKCGIPATRENLDGGARNADVKLQETAADQSVTTVSTSSNTSHTETVTSYVQEAPAAPSSQLPSSRTSFLECPEREPLILRLPKRLVNRSSWFDFPEEKM
- the TOPORS gene encoding E3 ubiquitin-protein ligase Topors isoform X2, whose product is MNAQKEGQTVQEQNRSSRTWKNMTSDKEFAENSNFSPKASTSKLPADASPDSKCPICLDRFDNVAYLDRCLHRFCFRCVQEWSKNKAECPLCKQPFFSIFHTIRAEDDFKEYILSPLETSSFASPDGRRFRYRTTLTRERRTRSSPSRRMLSPPDNGMLFEGLSSEPARHRHREIQQMLGRLASRRKASAEGRSLRQIQEEDMITFRRALYRTGVRIRSIQDGGRYREISAEFFRRNPACLHRLVPWLKRELTVLFGAHGSLINIVQHIIMSNVTRYDLESQAFADDLKPFLLNRTEHFLHEFISFARCPFNLEAYDQHANYDCPAPSYEEGSHSDSSIITISPDVAYPQGPDNSLSVPGLGQAPWDDETPGPSYSISEEVRATIASPLESSESSDEDSAPGSRRAELQTELQANADSNDSGSSSDNCVIVGYVKPLAERTPEVVELSSDSEESIKEEKREDAKKQQPVQCPSWSDSEPSRSFSPHSPTYREDVGSCRSCLSPAVEKMESKGDEKNKCKRKDLPPQDLSWSPSPGSDTVCSPWNHRLSKKGKSRSPQSCSRDSRGSHGHRSRREHHSKSQLKRRRSRSRDSSKHRSKRSSRRSRAHDTRASLKSQRASLSGESTPSREVSRSRSRSKGHSKRRSRSRDSDRYYVRDSYQSRHQWGSAFCSRKVFGDSYESSSRRRTRSNTLYSRQSASPEYRIRSFIERTDLHSQRGLHERHYYCYERCRSRSRSSNRSRTPSGGTDRMKSEKPGGKRKYKTRHLENAFMESTSLERENESKKTSSKFGDCCKNEDSLSDNHASSETKRKKRKKKMRSPSVEIVYEGKATDTTRHLKKKKKKHKKKHRKHHTSNSVHSSPVVITIDSDSSKEPESTEWDSSITWTGTTQINEKENESPSFLRTGCEETGGVDKKCGIPATRENLDGGARNADVKLQETAADQSVTTVSTSSNTSHTETVTSYVQEAPAAPSSQLPSSRTSFLECPEREPLILRLPKRLVNRSSWFDFPEEKM